One Miscanthus floridulus cultivar M001 chromosome 11, ASM1932011v1, whole genome shotgun sequence DNA window includes the following coding sequences:
- the LOC136492617 gene encoding 6,7-dimethyl-8-ribityllumazine synthase, chloroplastic-like: MATAPVTSSVATNSPCVRLPSMPLRRAPATISFSSHPWPAALISCIGLSQRSDVVAAAGHQKLMGSLTSNEGLRFGVVVARFNEVVTNLLLQGALETFERYSVKAENITVVSVPGSFEVPITAQKLGKSGKFDAILCIGAVIRGDTTHYDAVANSAASGVLNAGLSAGVPCVFGVLTCEDMDQALNRAGGKAGNKGAETALTAIEMASLFRHHLG, encoded by the exons ATGGCAACTGCTCCTGTGACATCCTCTGTGGCTACGAACTCCCCCTGTGTGCGGCTTCCTAGCATGCCCCTGAGGCGTGCACCTGCCACCATCTCCTTCTCCTCTCATC CATGGCCAGCCGCATTGATCTCATGCATTGGATTGTCACAGCGCTCTGATGTGGTCGCTGCCGCGGGACACCAGAAGTTGATGGGATCTTTGACCAGCAACGAGGGGCTCAGGTTTGGGGTG GTTGTGGCACGGTTCAATGAGGTCGTTACAAATTTGTTACTGCAGGGTGCCCTAGAAACTTTCGAGCGATACTCTGTTAAAGCAGAAAATATAACA GTTGTTAGTGTTCCTGGAAGCTTTGAAGTTCCTATAACGgcacaaaagcttgggaaatctGGAAAATTTGATGCGATTCTGTGCATTGGAGCTGTG ATTAGAGGTGACACAACCCACTATGATGCTGTTGCAAACTCAGCTGCATCAGGTGTACTCAATGCTGGATTATCTGCTG GTGTTCCTTGTGTATTTGGTGTTCTAACCTGTGAAGACATGGATCAG GCGCTAAACCGTGCTGGTGGCAAGGCTGGAAACAAGGGTGCTGAAACTGCTCTAACTGCC ATTGAGATGGCCTCTCTGTTCCGGCATCACTTAGGCTGA